In one window of Bacteroidota bacterium DNA:
- a CDS encoding T9SS type A sorting domain-containing protein: MRTVYILLTLLLLTAATADAQTRYEWAGGAQGDWTEPTNWSPNGVPAATDIAVVTAVVAGNPVTATLTEATTVAGLEITGNSAVGGDFDLRITDRLLWSSRGVDSETFRGTGTVTLATGATGHMAEGPPRFQLSAGRTLVNDGSILWDGSGFWAGSGRLVNNGELLLAMGETTITFSFIADAITNSATGTIRRTADGEATIVSSLVNDGLVRIETGSLSLSGIVTGDGALEVAGAGLLRITRAVSQRSVTGTAVTISTGQLSVSDTYDVATTRLETEESSLTLDIDATLPTLVIEDGTLDGSGTVTVTDSLAWTDGQMGGSGTTVLGPAFLPTIGGTAVIRLADTRTLRTEGPVTWTGDADLAGGFDNTFENTGTLTSSGPGTRLLSFLRFRNVGTLVHDGGTLRFSNSQPENLGTIRIEDGTVETIANVTDMGRTEIAETGRLAHTSGTYTFTETAEVVGTGAVSFTAPVANRATWRPGGEAPGTLTVDSDLPAPEPEAVFDFGIGGPTPGTDFDQMPVTGTANLGGTLRITLTDGFEPEDGDRFLLLPAAAVEGRFDALDLPDGLEAFVDRTDAGAELVIGQPVSSEDEAGEALPTAFALGRAYPNPFAERATLRLDVPTASRVTVAVFDVLGRAVAVLADGERAPGRYEVALDGRGLPSGVYVVRMTAAGFAETRRVTLLH, from the coding sequence ATGCGCACCGTCTACATTCTGCTCACGCTCCTTCTGCTCACCGCCGCCACGGCCGACGCCCAGACTCGCTACGAGTGGGCCGGCGGGGCTCAAGGCGACTGGACCGAGCCCACCAACTGGTCCCCCAACGGCGTCCCCGCCGCCACCGACATCGCCGTCGTGACCGCTGTCGTGGCCGGCAACCCCGTGACGGCGACCCTCACCGAAGCCACGACCGTCGCGGGGCTGGAGATCACCGGCAACAGCGCCGTCGGAGGCGACTTCGACCTGAGGATCACCGACCGCCTCCTCTGGTCGAGCCGCGGCGTCGACTCGGAGACGTTTCGCGGGACGGGGACGGTCACCCTCGCCACCGGCGCGACCGGCCACATGGCCGAAGGCCCGCCTCGCTTCCAGCTGAGCGCCGGGCGCACGCTCGTCAACGACGGCAGCATCTTGTGGGACGGCTCCGGGTTCTGGGCAGGCTCGGGCCGCCTCGTCAACAACGGCGAGCTACTCCTCGCGATGGGCGAGACGACCATCACCTTCTCCTTCATCGCCGACGCCATCACCAACAGCGCGACGGGCACGATCCGCCGGACGGCGGACGGCGAGGCGACCATCGTCTCGAGCCTCGTCAACGACGGCCTCGTCCGCATCGAGACCGGCTCGCTCAGCCTGAGCGGCATCGTCACCGGCGACGGGGCCCTCGAAGTGGCGGGGGCGGGGCTGCTGCGGATCACCCGGGCGGTATCTCAGCGCAGCGTCACCGGCACCGCCGTCACCATCTCCACGGGACAGCTGAGCGTGTCGGACACGTACGACGTTGCCACGACCCGTCTCGAAACAGAAGAAAGCTCTCTCACCCTCGATATCGACGCCACACTCCCCACGCTCGTAATCGAGGACGGGACGCTGGACGGTAGCGGCACGGTCACCGTCACCGACTCGCTGGCGTGGACCGACGGCCAGATGGGAGGCAGCGGCACGACCGTCCTCGGTCCCGCGTTTCTGCCTACCATCGGCGGCACCGCCGTCATCCGGCTCGCGGACACGCGCACGCTCCGCACCGAGGGGCCGGTGACCTGGACCGGCGACGCCGACCTCGCGGGGGGCTTCGACAATACGTTCGAGAACACGGGCACGCTCACCTCCTCGGGGCCGGGTACGCGGCTCCTCAGCTTCCTCCGCTTCCGCAACGTCGGCACGCTCGTCCACGACGGCGGCACGCTGCGGTTCAGCAACAGCCAGCCGGAGAACCTGGGGACGATCCGCATCGAGGACGGAACCGTCGAGACCATCGCGAACGTGACCGACATGGGCCGCACCGAGATCGCCGAGACGGGGCGGCTGGCGCACACCTCGGGGACCTACACGTTCACCGAGACGGCCGAGGTCGTCGGCACGGGCGCGGTGTCGTTCACCGCCCCCGTCGCTAACCGTGCGACGTGGCGGCCCGGCGGCGAGGCCCCCGGCACGCTCACGGTCGACTCCGACCTGCCCGCGCCCGAGCCGGAGGCGGTCTTCGACTTCGGGATCGGCGGCCCGACGCCCGGCACCGACTTCGACCAGATGCCCGTCACCGGCACCGCGAATCTCGGCGGCACGCTCCGCATCACCCTCACGGACGGCTTCGAACCCGAAGACGGCGACCGCTTCCTGCTTCTCCCCGCCGCCGCCGTCGAGGGCCGCTTCGACGCGCTCGACCTGCCCGACGGCCTGGAGGCGTTCGTCGACCGCACCGACGCCGGGGCCGAGCTGGTGATCGGCCAGCCCGTCTCCAGCGAGGACGAGGCGGGCGAGGCCCTCCCGACGGCGTTCGCCCTGGGGCGGGCCTACCCCAACCCCTTTGCCGAGCGGGCGACGCTGCGCCTCGACGTGCCGACGGCGAGCCGGGTGACGGTCGCGGTCTTCGACGTGCTCGGCCGCGCGGTGGCGGTGCTGGCCGACGGCGAGCGAGCGCCGGGGCGCTACGAGGTCGCGCTCGACGGCCGGGGCTTGCCGAGCGGGGTGTACGTGGTGCGGATGACGGCGGCGGGCTTCGCTGAGACGCGCCGCGTGACCCTCCTGCACTGA
- a CDS encoding CPBP family glutamic-type intramembrane protease — protein sequence MRISLLAGVCLVLAVACPAQPTFDRPALGPTFSLTIPINRASGAPPLSARAWLEMGAVALTGAGHLVFSANDASGVFIPLAAGGWAGYVGVRAATEPGFLGALGLTRQNLGPAFRDASILAGVSLAGMAAVGAAQGTLNLDADFLPLFVLYPAWGVVQQTLVQGFFTRHLDRTGLSPWIIAPASAVAFGSVHIPNWELTAATTALGAAYAALYLRHRNLWPLGFYHGVLGAFFYRWVLDRNPWQELVDEL from the coding sequence ATGCGCATCTCGTTGCTAGCCGGCGTCTGCCTCGTGCTCGCAGTCGCCTGCCCGGCTCAACCGACGTTCGACCGCCCTGCGCTTGGGCCGACGTTCTCGCTCACGATTCCGATCAACCGGGCGAGTGGGGCACCGCCGCTCTCGGCGCGCGCGTGGCTGGAGATGGGGGCCGTTGCGCTGACCGGCGCCGGGCACCTCGTATTCTCGGCCAACGACGCCTCGGGCGTTTTCATCCCGCTCGCTGCGGGCGGCTGGGCCGGCTACGTCGGGGTCCGGGCGGCGACGGAGCCGGGGTTCCTCGGCGCCCTCGGGCTGACCCGGCAGAACCTCGGCCCGGCGTTCCGCGACGCCTCGATTCTGGCGGGCGTGTCGCTGGCGGGAATGGCGGCGGTCGGCGCGGCACAGGGGACCCTGAATCTCGACGCCGATTTCCTGCCGCTGTTCGTGCTCTACCCGGCGTGGGGCGTCGTGCAGCAGACCCTCGTCCAGGGCTTCTTCACCCGCCACCTCGACCGGACGGGTCTCTCGCCGTGGATTATCGCGCCGGCCTCGGCGGTGGCGTTTGGCTCGGTTCACATCCCCAACTGGGAGCTGACGGCCGCGACGACGGCGCTCGGTGCGGCCTATGCGGCGCTCTATCTTCGGCACCGGAATCTCTGGCCGCTCGGGTTTTACCACGGCGTGCTCGGCGCGTTCTTCTACCGCTGGGTGCTCGACCGCAACCCGTGGCAAGAGCTCGTCGACGAGTTGTGA
- a CDS encoding LamG-like jellyroll fold domain-containing protein — MPRLTLLLAVLAALLPAAHAQMTPATPPLARSVPSDQPFASAWFPNTILDWSPETDPDAPYNRSAVPLASRFAVPGLQANGNARLGEAGINPLSVFAPTSGNPSQGSLDASYYAFSYWPYVEVLIFWGGSASEGLILAPNPGVTDTAHRHGIPVLGTVFFPPTVFGGQIQWVRDFVQRDGDAFPVADKLIEAAAYYGFDGWFINQETAGGNAALATDLQDLMIYLQDNSDLQIEWYDAMTESGSIFWQEQLNAQNDAFFQQGEVRVSDYMFLDFGWTANDLASSNAYATSLGRDPYELFAGVDYGARGLGIASSMPRIFPDGEAHRTSLGIFRPDETLVPNLDNFYEAERALWVGADGDPSREDAGNWKGIAHYIPAATSIDALPFGTHFNVGQGLGYFLGGEDIAAPAWQADGWNNLALQDLAPTWRWWVETAGTPVTVRYDFDTAYQGGSSLRLAGDVAAEQTVRLFQTDLDLTGSSTLEVAYRVDAAGPVALAAGLTFADDLGGVATLALGPAASAGWNVETLDLSGFGGRSLAGLSLVVPASAGSGFEVHVGKLAVYDADPAPAPPSGVTVERRVDETADEITLRLRWTASPDADAVHHYEVLRRLPGGEPEFIGGAAGTAYFVPSLRRVDGQAEIPVEVVAVSPTGARSAPATLTVNSFDLPGVASAPNPADGAANVPTNTRLAWTPGGGAVSHVVYFGTTSTPPQVAETDDPLYDPGPLDPETTYFWRADEVNPAGTTEGPVWSFTTGTGASAGAALLFDGEDDFVDLGSGAALSVTGTQITLEARINPTAWRDQPFQGSVLNKEQAGGAGNDEGYALRVGGNGRANLLLGNGSWQELTTPNGTLALNVWQHVAATYDGATMRIYVDGAEVAARSLSHSITANDFALRVGSSENSPERTFPGGIDEVRVWNVARTPEQIAASQETVDPASEGLVGYWRFDEGAGQAVSDATGNADPGTLGASDAFGSDDPAWTLFAVDAEDGAPGLPTAYALDAAYPNPFRTATTVRFTLPEPGTVRLTLFDLLGRRIAVLADGAMPAGRHTVRLDGARLPSGVYLVRMEAGPFSASRRVVLTR, encoded by the coding sequence ATGCCTCGCCTCACGCTCCTCCTCGCCGTCCTCGCCGCGCTGCTGCCGGCGGCCCACGCCCAGATGACCCCGGCCACCCCGCCGCTCGCGCGGAGCGTGCCCTCGGACCAGCCCTTCGCCTCGGCGTGGTTCCCGAACACGATCCTCGACTGGAGCCCGGAGACGGACCCCGACGCGCCGTACAACCGGTCGGCGGTCCCGCTGGCCTCGCGCTTCGCGGTCCCCGGCCTCCAGGCGAACGGCAACGCCCGGCTCGGTGAGGCCGGCATCAACCCGCTCTCCGTCTTCGCCCCGACGAGCGGCAACCCCTCGCAGGGGAGCCTCGACGCGAGCTACTACGCCTTCAGCTACTGGCCCTACGTGGAGGTGCTCATCTTCTGGGGCGGCTCGGCGAGCGAGGGGCTGATCCTCGCGCCCAACCCCGGCGTCACTGACACCGCGCACCGCCACGGCATCCCGGTCCTCGGGACGGTCTTCTTCCCGCCTACCGTCTTCGGCGGGCAGATCCAGTGGGTCCGCGACTTCGTGCAGCGCGACGGCGACGCGTTCCCCGTCGCCGACAAGCTGATCGAGGCCGCCGCGTACTACGGCTTCGACGGGTGGTTCATCAACCAGGAGACGGCCGGCGGCAACGCAGCGCTCGCCACCGACCTGCAGGACCTCATGATCTACCTCCAGGACAACTCCGACCTGCAGATCGAGTGGTACGACGCGATGACCGAGTCGGGGTCGATCTTCTGGCAGGAGCAGCTCAACGCGCAGAACGACGCCTTCTTCCAGCAGGGCGAGGTCCGCGTGTCCGATTACATGTTCCTCGACTTCGGCTGGACGGCGAACGACCTGGCCTCGAGCAACGCCTACGCGACCTCGCTCGGGCGCGACCCCTACGAACTGTTCGCCGGGGTCGACTACGGCGCGCGCGGCCTCGGGATCGCCTCCTCGATGCCGCGCATCTTCCCCGACGGCGAAGCCCACCGGACCTCGCTCGGCATCTTCCGCCCGGACGAAACCCTCGTCCCGAACCTCGACAACTTCTACGAAGCCGAGCGCGCCCTCTGGGTCGGGGCCGACGGCGACCCGAGCCGCGAGGACGCCGGCAACTGGAAGGGCATCGCGCACTACATCCCCGCCGCGACGAGCATCGACGCGCTCCCGTTCGGGACGCACTTCAACGTCGGGCAGGGGCTGGGATATTTCCTGGGCGGCGAGGACATCGCGGCCCCGGCGTGGCAGGCCGACGGCTGGAACAACCTCGCGCTCCAAGACCTCGCCCCGACGTGGCGGTGGTGGGTCGAGACGGCGGGCACGCCGGTCACGGTCCGGTACGACTTCGACACGGCCTACCAGGGCGGCTCGTCGCTCCGGCTCGCGGGCGACGTGGCGGCCGAGCAGACGGTCCGCCTCTTTCAGACCGATCTCGACCTGACCGGCAGCAGCACCCTCGAGGTCGCCTACCGCGTGGACGCCGCGGGACCGGTGGCCCTCGCCGCCGGACTGACCTTTGCCGACGACCTCGGGGGCGTGGCGACGCTCGCGCTCGGCCCGGCCGCATCGGCGGGCTGGAACGTGGAGACGCTCGACCTGTCGGGCTTCGGCGGGCGCTCGCTCGCCGGGCTGAGCCTCGTCGTCCCCGCCTCGGCCGGGAGCGGCTTCGAGGTCCACGTCGGCAAGCTGGCCGTCTACGACGCGGACCCGGCCCCGGCCCCGCCCTCGGGCGTGACCGTCGAGCGCCGGGTCGACGAGACGGCCGACGAGATCACGCTCCGGCTCCGCTGGACGGCCTCGCCCGACGCCGACGCGGTCCACCACTACGAGGTCCTCCGCCGCTTGCCGGGCGGCGAGCCGGAGTTCATCGGCGGGGCTGCCGGGACGGCCTACTTCGTCCCGTCGCTGCGGCGCGTCGACGGGCAGGCCGAGATTCCGGTCGAGGTCGTCGCTGTCAGCCCGACCGGCGCGCGCTCGGCACCGGCAACGCTCACCGTCAACAGCTTCGACCTGCCCGGCGTCGCCTCGGCCCCCAACCCGGCCGACGGCGCGGCGAACGTACCGACCAACACCCGCCTCGCGTGGACGCCCGGCGGCGGAGCCGTGAGCCATGTCGTCTACTTCGGCACCACGAGCACGCCGCCCCAAGTTGCCGAGACCGACGACCCGCTCTACGACCCCGGCCCGCTCGACCCGGAGACGACCTACTTCTGGCGCGCCGACGAGGTGAACCCGGCGGGCACGACCGAAGGCCCGGTGTGGAGCTTCACGACCGGCACGGGCGCGAGCGCCGGGGCCGCGCTCCTGTTCGACGGCGAGGACGACTTCGTGGACCTCGGCAGCGGCGCCGCCCTCAGCGTGACCGGCACCCAGATCACCCTCGAAGCCCGCATCAACCCGACCGCGTGGCGCGACCAGCCGTTCCAGGGCAGCGTCCTCAACAAGGAGCAGGCCGGCGGGGCCGGGAACGACGAGGGCTACGCGCTCCGCGTCGGCGGCAACGGGCGGGCCAACCTGCTGCTCGGCAACGGCTCGTGGCAGGAGCTGACGACGCCGAACGGGACGCTCGCCCTCAACGTGTGGCAACACGTCGCCGCGACCTACGACGGCGCGACGATGCGGATCTACGTCGACGGCGCAGAGGTCGCCGCGCGGAGCCTCAGCCACAGCATCACGGCCAACGACTTCGCGCTCCGCGTCGGAAGTTCCGAGAACAGCCCCGAGCGCACCTTCCCCGGCGGGATCGACGAGGTGCGCGTCTGGAACGTCGCCCGCACGCCCGAGCAGATCGCCGCGAGCCAGGAGACGGTCGATCCGGCGAGCGAGGGCCTGGTCGGCTACTGGCGCTTCGACGAAGGGGCCGGGCAGGCCGTCAGCGACGCCACCGGCAACGCCGACCCCGGCACGCTCGGCGCGAGCGACGCCTTCGGCAGCGACGACCCGGCGTGGACCCTCTTCGCCGTCGACGCCGAGGACGGCGCGCCCGGCCTGCCGACCGCCTACGCCCTCGACGCGGCCTACCCCAACCCCTTCCGCACCGCGACGACCGTCCGGTTCACCCTCCCGGAGCCGGGCACGGTGCGGCTGACGCTCTTCGACCTCCTCGGCCGCCGCATCGCCGTGCTCGCCGACGGGGCGATGCCCGCCGGCCGGCACACGGTCCGCCTCGACGGGGCGCGCCTCCCGAGCGGCGTCTACCTCGTCCGCATGGAGGCCGGACCGTTCAGCGCCTCGCGGCGGGTCGTACTGACACGCTAG
- a CDS encoding SpoIID/LytB domain-containing protein, with product MPCLLALLLLALGAQAYPADLPDEVVRVRLLERTAPRSATVGAVGGPVQVRVGAALLGTLRPGEAAVVETEGGALALRAFGEREAAERVRFVPHRGAHLRLRAGSVDRTYHGTLSASADGSGGRAPLRLINAVRLEDYVASVVASEYPFREAEGVKAQAILARTYALRSKGKYGAYDLVDDVRSQVYRGIGTETATARRAAEATRGEVLTWRGSLVEAVYSSSSGGHTADNDAVWSGRPLPYLRGRPDPFDRASPNHRWTTSVDRTRLLRTLSARYGGSVTGVEIGERSREGRARSVRLLGPRPQTVQANDFRITLNNAFGSRLLRSAFFSARREGDRYVFEGRGFGHGVGMSQYGAREQARQGYGYRDILAFYFAETRVTQRTPEVAAPLYTEAPAATGRTALLAPIPVRPAAVPPRPPPDLRTGW from the coding sequence ATGCCCTGCCTTCTCGCTCTCCTGCTGCTCGCCCTCGGCGCTCAGGCGTACCCGGCCGACCTGCCCGACGAGGTCGTCCGCGTGCGCCTGCTCGAACGCACGGCTCCGCGCTCGGCGACCGTCGGGGCGGTCGGCGGGCCGGTGCAGGTCCGCGTCGGGGCGGCCCTCCTCGGGACCCTCCGGCCGGGCGAGGCGGCCGTTGTGGAGACCGAGGGCGGGGCGCTCGCCCTCCGCGCCTTCGGCGAGCGCGAGGCGGCCGAGCGCGTCCGGTTCGTGCCGCACCGGGGGGCGCACCTCCGGCTCCGCGCCGGGTCGGTGGACCGGACCTACCACGGTACCCTCTCGGCCTCAGCCGACGGCTCCGGCGGGCGGGCTCCGCTCCGGCTCATCAACGCGGTGCGGCTCGAAGACTACGTGGCAAGCGTGGTCGCGTCGGAGTATCCGTTCCGGGAGGCCGAGGGCGTCAAGGCGCAGGCCATCCTCGCCCGGACCTACGCGCTCCGGTCGAAGGGCAAGTACGGGGCCTACGACCTCGTGGACGACGTCCGCTCGCAGGTCTACCGGGGGATCGGGACCGAGACGGCGACGGCGCGGCGGGCGGCCGAGGCGACGCGCGGCGAGGTGCTGACCTGGCGCGGGAGCCTCGTCGAGGCCGTCTACTCGTCCTCGTCCGGCGGGCACACGGCCGACAACGACGCCGTCTGGAGCGGCCGCCCGCTCCCCTACCTCCGCGGCCGGCCCGACCCCTTCGACCGCGCCTCGCCCAACCACCGCTGGACGACGAGCGTGGACCGGACCCGGCTGCTCCGCACGCTGTCGGCGCGCTACGGCGGGTCGGTGACAGGGGTCGAGATCGGCGAGCGCAGCCGCGAGGGGCGGGCGCGCTCGGTGCGCCTGCTCGGGCCGCGCCCGCAGACGGTCCAGGCCAACGACTTCCGCATCACCCTCAACAACGCCTTCGGGTCGCGGCTCTTGCGGAGCGCGTTCTTCTCGGCGCGGCGCGAGGGCGACCGCTACGTGTTCGAGGGGCGCGGCTTCGGGCACGGGGTCGGGATGAGCCAGTACGGCGCGCGCGAGCAGGCGCGGCAGGGCTACGGATACCGCGACATCCTCGCGTTCTACTTCGCCGAGACGCGCGTCACGCAGCGCACGCCCGAGGTGGCTGCGCCGCTCTACACCGAGGCCCCGGCCGCGACGGGGCGCACCGCGCTGCTCGCCCCGATCCCCGTTCGCCCGGCGGCGGTCCCGCCGCGCCCGCCGCCCGACCTCCGCACGGGCTGGTAG
- a CDS encoding SIR2 family protein, whose product MATPSRNPDFDTTLSAQVDPGGKPIHIAGVSFDPADVLSTMDPVAYEAALTEWTRVSEPLEDVLARARSVLTLSASNRERFERLSEVVQRNQAIPFVGAGLSHPCGNPLWREFLLRLAGESGMDVPNIAARLNAGGYEQVAEEIVAARPANWFNERLTTTYKRDMELAGAVLRLPRLFQGCLITTNFDAVLETVYKQAACAFDHRVIGGNEGGFTYALSQGEHHLLKLHGDLEYPTHRVLTYSEYVAAYGDTAFDFSLPLPKAIKGVYENYFLVFLGCSLGADRTMDLWDYLITAAGSDAIPRHIAIIESPEVDRLPPDREDELVIRNIFPIWYPKDQHQAVDDLLALLDAVVNEGESIDR is encoded by the coding sequence ATGGCAACCCCTTCACGCAACCCCGACTTCGACACGACTCTTTCTGCCCAAGTAGATCCTGGCGGGAAGCCTATTCATATCGCAGGTGTCTCGTTCGACCCCGCCGACGTGCTGTCTACGATGGATCCGGTAGCCTACGAGGCTGCCCTCACCGAGTGGACGAGAGTCAGTGAGCCGCTGGAGGACGTGCTGGCCCGTGCGCGTTCAGTCTTGACGCTCAGCGCTTCCAATCGTGAGCGGTTCGAAAGGCTGTCCGAGGTGGTCCAGCGCAACCAGGCAATCCCGTTCGTGGGAGCGGGACTGTCTCATCCATGTGGCAACCCACTGTGGAGAGAGTTTCTTCTTCGTCTCGCTGGAGAGTCAGGCATGGATGTCCCCAACATCGCAGCACGCCTGAATGCTGGGGGGTACGAGCAAGTCGCAGAGGAGATCGTCGCTGCCCGACCGGCGAACTGGTTTAACGAGCGGTTGACGACCACCTACAAGCGCGACATGGAACTGGCAGGGGCCGTTCTCCGCCTCCCACGCCTGTTTCAAGGGTGTCTCATCACGACTAACTTCGACGCTGTTCTAGAAACGGTCTATAAACAGGCTGCATGTGCTTTCGATCACCGGGTCATCGGGGGTAATGAAGGTGGATTCACGTACGCCCTTTCTCAAGGTGAACACCACCTCCTGAAGCTGCACGGGGACTTGGAATATCCTACGCACCGCGTCCTAACCTATTCGGAGTATGTCGCGGCCTACGGCGATACCGCCTTCGACTTCAGCTTGCCACTGCCGAAGGCAATCAAGGGAGTCTATGAGAACTACTTCCTTGTTTTCCTCGGGTGCAGCCTCGGAGCCGACCGGACGATGGACCTATGGGACTACCTCATCACAGCCGCTGGCTCCGATGCCATCCCTCGACATATCGCCATTATCGAAAGCCCAGAGGTGGACCGACTTCCGCCAGATCGCGAAGATGAGCTAGTCATCCGAAACATCTTTCCCATCTGGTATCCCAAGGATCAGCATCAAGCCGTAGATGACCTGCTCGCTCTCCTCGATGCGGTTGTCAACGAGGGCGAGTCTATCGACAGGTAG
- a CDS encoding LamG-like jellyroll fold domain-containing protein, with the protein MRTVYLALLSMLALPAAAQSPAFSVDTSTVALYTFDGANPDTTFDLSGNDLHAFNDGTTSVPGRYGSAREFDGVDDRIDMDAVRVALQGSSAWTLEYIAAATTDVWIPVLLTHTCGNGWWLYAGGTSARYAAKTTASGGCNWSPDQTLTIPDIGTDWHYFALAFGGGLLSFYIDGHPVESLPASGVFQGGGGQRAWIGHSDSGDGFYYSGLADELRVSDVARSAGEICMTANDLGWPCAVTADEPGAEREAGTLYPATPNPFADRTTLAFALPEAGRVTVAVYDVLGRAVAVLADGERAAGRYEVALDGRGLPSGVYLVRMTAEGFAETRRVTLLR; encoded by the coding sequence ATGCGCACCGTCTACCTCGCACTTCTTTCCATGCTTGCACTCCCAGCGGCGGCCCAGTCGCCCGCGTTCTCCGTGGACACGAGCACCGTCGCCCTCTACACCTTCGACGGGGCCAACCCCGACACGACCTTCGACCTATCCGGCAACGACCTCCACGCCTTCAACGACGGCACCACCTCTGTACCCGGTCGCTACGGTAGCGCTCGCGAATTTGACGGCGTAGACGACCGGATCGACATGGATGCCGTTCGCGTAGCGCTCCAAGGCTCAAGTGCGTGGACGCTGGAATACATCGCCGCAGCGACGACGGACGTCTGGATCCCGGTCCTGCTCACGCACACCTGCGGCAACGGATGGTGGCTCTATGCCGGAGGGACGAGCGCCCGCTACGCGGCGAAAACCACGGCCTCCGGCGGTTGCAACTGGAGCCCCGACCAGACCCTCACGATCCCCGACATCGGCACGGACTGGCACTACTTCGCGCTCGCTTTCGGAGGCGGGCTGTTGAGCTTCTACATCGATGGTCACCCGGTGGAGAGTCTGCCGGCCTCAGGAGTCTTCCAGGGCGGCGGCGGGCAGCGGGCATGGATCGGGCACAGCGACTCTGGCGACGGGTTCTATTACTCCGGCTTGGCCGACGAGCTGCGCGTCTCGGACGTGGCACGGTCCGCAGGCGAGATCTGCATGACGGCGAACGATCTCGGCTGGCCGTGTGCCGTCACGGCGGATGAGCCGGGCGCGGAGCGTGAGGCGGGCACCCTCTATCCCGCCACCCCCAACCCGTTCGCCGACCGGACAACGCTGGCGTTCGCGCTGCCCGAGGCGGGCCGGGTGACGGTGGCGGTCTACGACGTGCTGGGCCGCGCGGTGGCGGTGCTGGCCGACGGCGAGCGAGCAGCAGGGCGCTACGAGGTGGCGCTCGACGGTCGAGGCCTGCCGAGCGGGGTCTACCTCGTGCGGATGACGGCGGAGGGTTTCGCCGAGACGCGCCGCGTCACGCTCCTGCGGTGA